Proteins found in one Takifugu rubripes chromosome 17, fTakRub1.2, whole genome shotgun sequence genomic segment:
- the tmed1b gene encoding transmembrane emp24 domain-containing protein 1b, producing MEFLGSRGVLWLLAFMFGWLFGSVSCFGSNLDSEFTFLLPAGRSECFFQTAIKNGTMEVEYQVIAGAGMDVDFTIVSPEGSRLIMESRRSDGVHVVEPTQEGDYEICFDNSFSHFSEKMVFFEIIIEGQAGDVGGDEEWAGLEEPDGSLLEYKLEDIRESMDSLHKRLERSTQMQTVLRAFEARDRNLLEDNLWRVSFWSCASVLVMLCVALTQVYTVRKLFDDKRRVCT from the exons ATGGAATTTCTCGGGAGCAGAGGAGTTCTGTGGCTCCTCGCATTTATGTTCGGCTGGTTATTCGGCTCTGTGAGCTGCTTCGGATCGAATCTGGACAGCGAGTTCACGTTTCTCCTCCCAGCCGGAAGATCCGAGTGCTTCTTTCAGACGGCGATTAAAAATGGTACGATGGAGGTCGAATATCAG GTCATAGCTGGTGCCGGCATGGATGTGGACTTCACCATCGTCTCTCCAGAGGGCAGCCGGCTCATCATGGAGTCTCGACGCTCAGACGGAGTGCACGT GGTGGAACCTACGCAAGAGGGAGACTATGAAATCTGCTTTGACAACAGTTTCAGTCACTTCTCGGAGAAGATGGTGTTCTTTGAGATCATCATCGAGGGTCAAGCCGGAGACGTCGGTGGAGATGAAGAATGGGCAGGACTGGAGGAGCCCGACGGAAGCCTTTTGGAGTACAAGCTAGAGGACATCCGC GAGTCCATGGATTCTCTCCACAAACGCCTGGAGCGCAGCACGCAGATGCAAACGGTGTTGCGAGCTTTTGAGGCGCGGGACAGGAACCTTCTGGAAGACAACCTGTGGAGGGTCTCGTTCTGGTCCTGCGCCAGTGTCCTGGTCATGTTGTGCGTGGCTCTTACTCAG gtctACACTGTCCGGAAACTGTTCGATGATAAGCGGAGGGTCTGTACTTAG
- the LOC105417646 gene encoding uncharacterized protein, translating into MTASGDADIESLRKRTYRPLDVFLLVSIIFLFMAMAAVVAAVVIADKRRECFDLQGKGDSGQSAYKMENFVYLDAKSSDLTNSTMPWEVVDYGEGTSKGNLFEFNQKQNALQTKQAGMYFIYVVLNLTCTHRDNCTPGRLHVQVGDKLTCEVELQSEPRVTKKCWTVSKVEREKLLTQMTVPKTGLTNWKLELKGSGLGMFLVD; encoded by the exons ATGACGGCAAGTGGCGACGCAGACATCGAGTCTCTTCGGAAGAGGACTTATCGGCCGCTGGACGTTTTCCTCTTGGTGTCCATCATTTTTCTCTTCATGGCGATGGCGGCCGTCGTCGCGGCCGTAGTGATCGCTGACAAACGGCGCGAGTGTTTCGACCTGCAGGGCAAAGGCGACTCCGGTCAATCTGCTTATAAG atggAGAACTTTGTGTATCTGGACGCAAAATCAA GTGATTTGACGAATTCCACCATGCCCTGGGAGGTGGTGGACTACGGCGAGGGGACGTCCAAAGGAAACCTCTTTGAATTTAACCAAAAACAGAACGCTCTGCAGACCAAACAGGCTGGCATGTACTTCATATACGTTGTCCTCAACCTCACCTGCACCCACCGGGACAACTGCACCCCAGGGCGCCTCCACGTGCAGGTGGGTGACAAGCTCACCTGTGAAGTGGAGCTTCAGTCTGAGCCACGCGTGACCAAGAAGTGCTGGACAGTGAGTAAAGTGGAGCGCGAGAAGCTGCTCACTCAGATGACCGTACCCAAAACTGGACTGACCAACTGGAAACTGGAACTGAAGGGCTCGGGATTGGGAATGTTCCTTGTGGATTAA
- the LOC101066955 gene encoding tumor necrosis factor ligand superfamily member 14-like: MSDSAVGPFPQVFVVDSQASCVSVPTPKKARCSGMGQKILFMLMGIAMLGLALQACLIFHLYNKVEAFSHCASHPLCQNVSRPSAPGQQGDALSRVGAKVEPRVEQIQNRPFAQLIGSSNPVGEDNVVQWEHKGGETYTNHMGYSKGQLLVQMEGHYYLYSKVTLNAAEECSLVQHKVMKVTKAYGQAIELMKSKSSRCTWDAKFSTPKSSPGEDLRNSFLAGIFHLQTGDKIYVTLEDIQKIHRGTTDNIMGAFMIAP; the protein is encoded by the exons ATGTCTGACAGCGCCGTGGGTCCATTCCCACAGGTGTTTGTGGTGGACAGCCAGGCCAGCTGTGTCTCTGTGCCCACTCCAAAGAAAGCGAGGTGCTCTGGAATGGGTCAGAAAATTCTGTTCATGCTGATGGGAATCGCTATGCTGGGACTTGCTCTTCAAGCATGTTTAATCTTCCATCTTTACAACAAAGTGGAG GCGTTTTCCCACTGTGCATCTCATCCTTTGTGCCAGAACGTGTCGCGGCCCAGTGCGCCAGGCCAGCAG GGGGACGCTTTGAGTCGAGTTGGCGCTAAAG TGGAACCACGTGTGGAACAGATCCAAAACCGGCCATTTGCACAACTGATAG GCTCCAGCAATCCTGTTGGGGAGGATAATGTGGTGCAGTGGGAACATAAAGGCGGTGAAACCTATACCAACCACATGGGCTACAGCAAAGGCCAACTGTTGGTGCAGATGGAGGGTCATTACTACCTTTACTCCAAAGTGACTTTGAATGCTGCAGAGGAGTGTTCTCTAGTCCAGCACAAGGTCATGAAGGTCACCAAAGCCTACGGTCAAGCTATCGAACTTATGAAATCCAAAAG TTCTCGCTGCACCTGGGACGCAAAATTTTCAACTCCTAAATCTTCCCCCGGGGAGGATCTGCGGAACAGCTTCCTGGCTGGAATTTTCCACCTGCAAACAGGAGATAAAATTTATGTCACATTGGAAGACATACAGAAGATACACAGAGGAACGACTGATAACATTATGGGAGCCTTTATGATAGCCCCGTGA